A single window of Leptospiraceae bacterium DNA harbors:
- a CDS encoding cytochrome-c peroxidase, translating into MNSFIQKIQAYIYESIDNDYQDLNSKLNYIFTFVFVIVTSLIFIFFWPKETKQAPISKIGIALYSVEPIQPIPLNVELSEAKVELGKKLFHDPILSKDNSLACAGCHDLEKGGVDHLPRSIGINKKEGEINAPTVFNSGFNFRQFWDGRSETLEDQIGGPLANSREMNNSWEEVIQRLSSHKEYNQFFSMIYVDGVTANNIKNALAEFEKSLYTPNSRFDQFLRGDSNALTEEEKKGYQLFKDNGCIACHQGMNIGGNMYQTFGVFGNYFQERGSATMADNGLYNLTGNEQDRYKFKVPSLRNVALTSPYFHDGSVDTLERAISIMAKYQLGRNLEEEEIQQVAAFLRTLTGEYKGKSL; encoded by the coding sequence TTGAATTCATTCATTCAAAAGATACAAGCCTATATCTATGAAAGCATTGACAACGATTACCAGGATTTGAATTCTAAGTTAAACTATATTTTCACTTTCGTTTTCGTAATAGTAACTAGTCTGATTTTTATTTTCTTCTGGCCTAAAGAAACAAAACAAGCTCCCATTTCAAAAATAGGAATCGCTCTTTATTCTGTTGAGCCGATTCAACCTATTCCATTAAATGTAGAATTATCAGAAGCTAAAGTTGAATTAGGTAAAAAGTTATTTCATGATCCCATTTTATCCAAGGACAATAGCCTTGCGTGTGCAGGTTGTCACGACTTAGAAAAAGGAGGAGTAGATCATTTGCCTAGATCAATAGGCATTAATAAAAAAGAAGGCGAGATCAATGCTCCAACTGTTTTCAATTCCGGTTTTAATTTCAGACAGTTTTGGGATGGACGATCGGAGACATTAGAAGACCAAATCGGTGGACCGCTTGCGAATAGTAGAGAGATGAATAATAGTTGGGAAGAAGTCATACAAAGACTTTCGAGTCATAAAGAATACAATCAATTTTTTTCAATGATCTATGTGGATGGAGTTACTGCGAATAATATAAAAAATGCCCTTGCCGAATTTGAAAAATCTCTTTATACTCCTAATTCACGCTTTGATCAATTCTTACGCGGTGATTCAAATGCACTGACCGAAGAAGAAAAAAAGGGGTATCAATTATTTAAGGATAATGGCTGTATTGCCTGCCACCAGGGAATGAATATAGGCGGAAATATGTATCAAACCTTTGGAGTATTCGGAAATTATTTTCAAGAGAGGGGATCTGCTACAATGGCGGATAATGGCCTGTATAACCTTACAGGCAATGAGCAAGATAGGTATAAATTTAAAGTCCCTTCTCTTCGAAATGTAGCTCTTACCTCTCCCTACTTTCACGATGGCTCTGTAGATACTCTAGAGCGCGCAATTTCTATCATGGCAAAGTATCAGCTTGGAAGAAATCTAGAAGAAGAGGAAATACAACAAGTAGCCGCATTCCTTAGAACTCTCACCGGTGAATACAAAGGGAAAAGTCTGTGA
- a CDS encoding Ig-like domain-containing protein: protein MKKIIYLLVTALLFTAGCSKKEKKYLPFSSNNSTGAPLQSDSPATNVTGATLSQIRVTPADQSIAKNTHANYIATAVYSDGTTKNISTESTWTVKSETEKVSTVASKKGRFLGSAATSTGTPAKVSASFGSISGDANLTVTNAGLSSIQITSVPSLVPGGTAQYVATGIFSDGTRQDISSLVNWSSSATNSVAIDSTTGVGTGGSTAATATITATLISPATFPGVTNGGAATTTTQLNNATILSITITGVATIGAGSTTNYVASAIYSDGTSSDITTQATWSLSSSANAVVSDAQDSKGFFTAVNAGSVNVQATYIGVTGSKAVTINALTVSSIVVSPNSKTIAKGTTFPFTATATYSDGSTADVTKTAVWTSSNTSFGTVDTSSTTGGIARGIAAGAATITAAIGGKSATASLTVTSATLVSISIGNDINSGTGLPASSGPFTVAKGTTKKFFAVGVYSDGSKQDITDLVSWTSGSPSQVNVGNSTGSIGLATGLSQGSSTITASFPDSSGNMVTSLPSTLNITVATLTSIAIVD, encoded by the coding sequence ATGAAAAAAATAATTTATTTATTGGTAACAGCACTGCTTTTCACAGCAGGCTGTTCTAAGAAGGAGAAAAAGTATTTACCTTTTTCTTCTAACAACTCAACAGGGGCACCTTTACAAAGTGATTCACCAGCCACTAACGTAACAGGGGCGACCCTTTCCCAAATTCGGGTAACACCGGCAGACCAGTCGATCGCAAAGAATACACATGCGAATTACATAGCGACTGCAGTATACTCGGATGGAACCACTAAAAATATTTCTACAGAAAGCACTTGGACTGTAAAATCGGAAACAGAAAAAGTATCTACCGTTGCTTCCAAAAAAGGTAGATTCTTAGGCTCTGCAGCTACTTCAACAGGAACTCCTGCCAAAGTAAGTGCAAGCTTCGGATCCATTTCTGGTGATGCAAACTTAACTGTTACAAATGCAGGTCTTTCATCCATTCAAATCACTAGCGTTCCTAGTTTAGTGCCAGGTGGAACAGCGCAATATGTAGCAACGGGTATTTTTTCTGATGGAACAAGACAAGATATCTCTTCTCTTGTCAATTGGTCTTCTAGTGCTACAAACAGTGTTGCTATTGATTCTACTACCGGTGTGGGAACAGGTGGGAGCACAGCTGCAACAGCAACGATTACAGCTACATTGATTTCTCCAGCAACATTCCCAGGAGTAACCAACGGTGGTGCCGCAACAACTACTACTCAATTAAACAATGCAACAATCCTTTCGATTACAATAACTGGTGTAGCAACGATTGGAGCGGGAAGCACAACGAATTATGTAGCAAGTGCGATTTATTCTGATGGAACTTCTTCTGATATTACAACACAGGCTACTTGGTCTCTTAGTAGCTCTGCAAACGCAGTTGTAAGTGATGCTCAAGATAGCAAAGGTTTCTTTACTGCTGTAAATGCTGGCTCTGTAAATGTGCAAGCTACTTACATTGGGGTAACTGGATCTAAAGCAGTTACTATCAACGCTCTTACAGTTTCTTCTATTGTAGTAAGTCCTAATTCAAAAACAATTGCAAAAGGAACTACATTTCCATTTACTGCTACGGCTACTTACTCAGATGGTTCAACAGCAGATGTAACAAAAACAGCAGTTTGGACTTCGTCTAATACATCATTCGGAACAGTTGATACTTCTTCAACGACTGGTGGTATCGCAAGAGGGATTGCGGCTGGTGCTGCGACTATTACAGCAGCAATCGGTGGAAAATCTGCAACTGCTTCTCTTACGGTAACATCGGCAACCCTAGTATCGATTTCTATTGGAAATGACATTAATTCAGGAACAGGATTACCTGCTTCTTCTGGTCCATTTACTGTTGCAAAGGGAACCACTAAGAAATTCTTTGCCGTTGGTGTTTATTCTGATGGTAGCAAACAAGACATCACTGACTTAGTTAGTTGGACTTCTGGTTCTCCTTCTCAAGTGAACGTCGGAAACTCAACTGGAAGCATAGGTCTAGCGACTGGACTTTCACAAGGAAGTAGCACAATCACAGCTTCTTTCCCTGATTCTAGTGGAAACATGGTTACTAGCCTCCCTTCTACTTTGAATATCACTGTAGCTACTTTAACTTCGATTGCAATTGTAGATTAA